The Agrobacterium cucumeris genome has a segment encoding these proteins:
- a CDS encoding NosR/NirI family protein: MPKNTHIGKQGLAVFLSFLIALFTLAGHAFAAGSLVDYLTKVQPAELFAAADRFGEPVGEPAIVPVYKGSEIAGYAYLNSDFTNSTGYSGKPIHIVVGIDRAGVVRGLKLVDHKEPIVLIGIPETRVVAALSSVIGRDLAKVATGAERPPQVDIVSGATVTVLVMGDSVVRSAVKLIRSGRLGDGTNAAIAAAVPQPVKKLDVSKQEVSDWQTLLGDGSIRALRLSVGEVSDAFAKAGQPDAARTPEAPNPQDPFIDLYVAPVSVPAIGRSLLGEESYGRLTKRLKPGQSAILVAGDGAYSFKGSGYVRGGIFDRIELLQDGQGIRFRDRDHTRLTQIAAEGAPHLREIALYVIPDSFAFDVTEPWELQLLVQRTTGVRDKATMPYDLGYTLPAGYVSIETPAAPPVAPPATAATTPADVPFDLENAPLWVSIWEMNRVSVAVTFAGLLVLTAIFFFQDWLVKRPKLFGWIRRGYLLFALVWLGWYANAQLSVVNVLTFINALISGFHWDFFLSAPLIFILWAAVAAGLLFWGRGPFCGWLCPFGALQELTNGVAKWLKVPQVKLPWGLHERLWPVKYIIFLGLFGLSLYSLALAETFAEIEPFKTAIILKFAREWPFVIFALTLLAAGLFIERFYCRYLCPLGAALAIPGRLRMFEWLKRWPECGSPCQRCAKECPVQSIHPEGQINVNECIYCMHCQELYQDDHRCPHMIQVRLKREKFVALSTPPEKGKERPKTVVTHKGKPIGTDEGVAGEQA; the protein is encoded by the coding sequence ATGCCGAAAAATACTCATATCGGGAAACAAGGTCTGGCTGTTTTTCTTTCTTTTCTGATCGCGCTTTTCACCCTCGCAGGCCACGCCTTCGCTGCCGGCAGTCTTGTCGATTATCTCACCAAGGTTCAGCCGGCGGAGCTGTTTGCCGCAGCCGACCGCTTTGGCGAGCCGGTGGGGGAGCCTGCCATCGTGCCCGTCTATAAGGGCAGCGAAATCGCCGGTTACGCTTACCTCAACTCGGATTTCACCAATTCGACAGGCTATTCAGGAAAACCGATTCACATCGTTGTCGGCATTGACAGGGCCGGCGTCGTGCGTGGTCTGAAGCTTGTCGATCACAAGGAGCCGATCGTGCTGATCGGCATACCGGAAACCCGGGTCGTGGCTGCGCTGAGTTCGGTGATCGGCCGCGATCTGGCCAAGGTTGCTACCGGTGCGGAACGCCCGCCGCAGGTCGATATCGTCAGCGGCGCAACGGTGACCGTTCTTGTAATGGGCGACAGCGTCGTCCGCTCGGCGGTCAAACTCATTCGCAGCGGCAGGCTGGGAGATGGCACAAATGCCGCGATCGCAGCTGCAGTGCCGCAGCCGGTCAAAAAACTCGATGTTTCGAAACAGGAGGTTTCCGACTGGCAGACGCTGCTCGGCGATGGTTCCATCCGCGCCCTGCGCCTCAGTGTCGGTGAAGTCTCGGATGCCTTTGCAAAGGCCGGCCAGCCGGATGCGGCCCGGACACCCGAAGCGCCCAATCCGCAGGACCCGTTTATCGATCTCTACGTCGCTCCGGTCAGCGTTCCCGCCATCGGCCGCAGCCTGCTGGGTGAAGAAAGTTACGGACGGCTGACAAAACGCCTGAAGCCGGGTCAGTCCGCCATTCTCGTGGCGGGCGACGGCGCCTATTCGTTCAAGGGGTCGGGTTATGTACGAGGCGGCATTTTCGACCGTATCGAGCTGCTTCAGGACGGGCAGGGCATTCGCTTCCGCGATCGGGATCACACGCGGCTGACGCAGATCGCCGCCGAGGGCGCGCCGCATCTGCGTGAAATCGCCCTTTACGTGATCCCTGACAGCTTCGCTTTCGACGTGACGGAACCTTGGGAGTTACAGTTGCTGGTGCAGCGCACCACGGGTGTGCGCGACAAGGCGACGATGCCATACGATCTCGGCTACACGCTGCCCGCCGGCTACGTCAGCATCGAGACGCCGGCAGCCCCACCCGTGGCCCCACCGGCAACCGCAGCAACGACGCCGGCAGATGTGCCGTTCGATCTGGAAAACGCGCCGCTCTGGGTCAGCATCTGGGAAATGAACCGCGTCTCGGTCGCCGTAACCTTTGCCGGGCTGCTGGTTCTCACCGCCATCTTCTTTTTTCAGGACTGGCTGGTCAAACGTCCCAAGCTGTTCGGCTGGATCAGGCGCGGCTATCTGCTTTTCGCGCTGGTCTGGCTCGGCTGGTATGCCAATGCGCAGCTTTCGGTGGTCAATGTCCTCACATTCATCAACGCGCTGATCTCCGGTTTCCACTGGGATTTCTTCCTGTCCGCGCCGTTGATCTTCATTCTCTGGGCAGCGGTTGCTGCGGGTCTGCTGTTCTGGGGGCGTGGGCCTTTTTGCGGCTGGCTCTGCCCCTTTGGTGCACTTCAGGAACTGACCAACGGCGTCGCGAAATGGCTGAAGGTGCCGCAGGTCAAGCTGCCATGGGGCCTGCATGAGCGCCTCTGGCCGGTCAAATACATCATCTTCCTCGGCCTCTTCGGCCTGTCGCTTTATTCGCTGGCGCTGGCGGAGACCTTTGCCGAGATCGAACCGTTCAAGACGGCGATCATCCTGAAATTCGCCCGCGAATGGCCCTTCGTGATCTTTGCGCTGACGCTGCTCGCCGCCGGTCTTTTCATCGAACGTTTCTACTGCCGGTATCTCTGCCCGCTGGGTGCCGCGCTCGCCATTCCCGGTCGCCTGCGCATGTTCGAATGGCTGAAACGCTGGCCGGAATGCGGCTCGCCCTGCCAGCGCTGCGCCAAGGAATGTCCCGTGCAGTCGATCCATCCCGAAGGGCAGATCAACGTCAACGAGTGCATCTACTGCATGCATTGCCAGGAACTTTACCAGGACGACCACCGCTGTCCGCACATGATTCAGGTGCGGTTGAAGCGGGAAAAATTCGTGGCGCTCTCCACCCCTCCGGAAAAGGGAAAAGAGCGTCCGAAAACCGTGGTTACCCACAAGGGCAAACCGATCGGCACAGATGAAGGAGTGGCTGGCGAACAGGCCTGA